One stretch of Harmonia axyridis chromosome 1, icHarAxyr1.1, whole genome shotgun sequence DNA includes these proteins:
- the LOC123671000 gene encoding spore cortex-lytic enzyme-like — MSDRDIFAKTIYAEARGEPQEGWEAVAWVIKNRAHANRRHWGGSRIGAVCRQPYQFECWNGRDDIVIDDPALYRRIKRVTDRIYDEPMSRDPTGGCDHYNNPQKEGYPDWTRKCNRKMEIGNHVFYKEK, encoded by the exons ATGAGTGATCGAGACATTTTTGCCAAAACAATCTACGCAGAGGCAAGAGGTGAACCACAAGAAGGTTGGGAAGCAGTTGCCTGGGTTATCAAGAATAGAGCCCATGCAAATCGTCGACACTGGGGAGGTAGCAGAATAGGAGCAGTCTGTCGCCAACCTTACCAATTTGAGTGTTGGAATGGTCGTGATGACATTGTCATCGATGATCCTGCTTTGTACAGAAGGATCAAACGAGTAACTGATCG tatttatgATGAGCCAATGAGTCGTGATCCTACTGGTGGTTGTGACCATTACAATAATCCTCAAAAGGAAGGTTATCCTGATTGGACAAGAAAATGCAATCGCAAAATGGAAATAGGAAATCATGTATtctacaaagaaaaatga